A single region of the Streptomyces sp. NBC_01262 genome encodes:
- a CDS encoding TIGR03767 family metallophosphoesterase, whose translation MAALNRRNFLLASGTTAVTAGLGIALVPGSGDAKASPAAAQSATGRLPVVPAAPSTVGTTLRAVSAPRGSGSYRRLADGPGWSRVTRTELAPARSGRAGRRTALACFVQFTDLHITDVQSPLRTEFLRAGRTGGWRPQEALTVAGAAAMVERVNALRGGPATGSPIGFAMTTGDNTDNNSQLELQWFLQVMSGGRILPNSGDASGYEGIQNSGLKLFWQPESNLRDTDKQHGFPHLAGYLAAATREVVSPGLNMPWYSTVGNHDALVSGAYAAGSFWHDLAVGSRKLQSIPATEAERLLKVIQTGKDPKGTAVRDAIKAYASRARSVTADERRAPFTPHGYLAAHLDPAYKGAGPVGHGYTQANLDEDRLYYSFRIADDVVGISLDTTDRGGDYRGSVGAAQLRWLERTLTAHADETVLVFSHHPSWAMTNLLRDPARPDEVRYGGDKLVATLRAHRNVAAWINGHSHRNKIVAHGSFWEVSTASHVDFPQLARVIELTDNHDGTISLIATLVESAAPRRTDFADLSQTGVAALYREFAFNAQGAKPADLTGAAGDRNVELLLKKR comes from the coding sequence ATGGCTGCGCTCAATCGCCGCAACTTCCTGCTCGCGTCCGGCACCACCGCTGTGACCGCGGGGCTCGGCATCGCGTTGGTGCCCGGTTCGGGTGACGCGAAGGCGTCACCCGCTGCCGCGCAGTCCGCGACGGGGCGCCTGCCGGTCGTGCCGGCCGCCCCCTCCACGGTCGGTACGACACTGCGCGCCGTCTCGGCGCCACGCGGCAGCGGAAGCTACCGCCGCCTCGCCGACGGCCCGGGCTGGTCCCGGGTGACCCGGACCGAGCTGGCGCCCGCCAGGAGCGGCCGGGCCGGGCGGCGTACGGCTCTCGCCTGCTTCGTGCAGTTCACGGATCTGCACATCACCGATGTCCAGTCACCGCTGCGCACCGAGTTCCTGCGGGCGGGCAGGACCGGCGGCTGGCGTCCGCAGGAGGCACTGACCGTGGCGGGCGCGGCGGCGATGGTCGAGCGGGTGAACGCGCTGCGCGGCGGGCCGGCGACGGGCAGCCCGATCGGCTTCGCGATGACGACGGGCGACAACACGGACAACAACTCGCAGCTGGAGCTGCAGTGGTTCCTTCAGGTGATGAGCGGCGGCCGGATCCTGCCGAACTCCGGTGACGCGAGCGGCTACGAGGGCATCCAGAACTCCGGACTCAAGCTCTTCTGGCAGCCGGAATCCAACCTGCGGGACACCGACAAGCAGCACGGCTTCCCCCACCTGGCCGGCTACCTGGCCGCCGCGACCCGCGAGGTCGTCAGCCCCGGGCTGAACATGCCGTGGTACTCCACCGTCGGCAACCACGACGCGCTGGTCAGCGGGGCCTACGCGGCCGGCTCGTTCTGGCACGACCTGGCGGTCGGCTCGCGCAAGCTGCAGTCGATACCCGCCACCGAGGCCGAGCGGCTGCTGAAGGTCATCCAGACCGGCAAGGACCCCAAGGGCACCGCGGTCCGCGACGCGATCAAGGCGTACGCGTCCAGGGCGCGCAGCGTCACCGCGGACGAGCGCCGCGCGCCGTTCACCCCGCACGGCTACCTCGCCGCGCACCTGGACCCGGCGTACAAGGGCGCGGGGCCGGTCGGCCACGGCTACACCCAGGCGAACCTGGACGAGGACCGGCTGTACTACTCGTTCCGGATCGCCGACGACGTCGTCGGCATCAGCCTGGACACCACCGACCGGGGCGGCGACTACCGGGGCTCCGTCGGCGCCGCGCAACTGCGGTGGCTGGAGCGCACGCTCACCGCCCACGCCGACGAGACGGTGCTGGTCTTCAGCCACCACCCGAGCTGGGCGATGACCAATCTGCTGCGCGACCCGGCCCGCCCCGACGAGGTGCGGTACGGCGGCGACAAGCTGGTCGCGACCCTGCGGGCGCACCGTAATGTCGCGGCCTGGATCAACGGCCACAGCCACCGCAACAAGATCGTGGCGCACGGCTCCTTCTGGGAGGTCTCCACCGCCTCGCACGTCGACTTCCCGCAGCTGGCCCGTGTCATCGAGCTCACCGACAACCACGACGGGACGATCTCGCTGATCGCCACGCTCGTGGAGTCCGCGGCCCCGCGCCGGACCGACTTCGCCGACCTCTCCCAGACCGGCGTGGCCGCGCTCTACCGCGAGTTCGCCTTCAACGCGCAGGGCGCGAAGCCGGCCGATCTCACCGGCGCGGCCGGCGACCGCAATGTCGAACTGCTGCTGAAGAAGCGCTGA
- a CDS encoding S8 family serine peptidase has translation MTLQHIRAKRRVARIALAAGLVAALSATGPSALATAAGGGGGIGGTGAVPAKTAADKLGSDDADLLVQAKADGAKNVTLMIATTPGSTEQVAKQLDAVTGASVGQTYDKLGYVRATLPTGKADAAIAKATKLSSVLAIDLKQEIQIDDPTPTADTTKKAAASATTTTTYSGPSASTPAKNPYQPSFETGAVDFVKDNPKADGRGVTIGILDSGVDLAHPALQKTTTGERKIVDWVTSTDPITDSDNTWRPMLTSVSGASFTASGRTWTTPGGSYYFSRFRESYTTGGDMAGDLNRDGDTTDIWGLLYDPAAGTVRVDLNDNGDFTDDEAMKPYKDGFQIGYFGTDDPATQISERIPFVVQIKKDVKLDPYGGDYIGKTADFVNIGVIESEHGTHVAGITSANGLFGGKMNGAAPGAKIVSSRACTWTGGCTNVALTEGMIDLVVNRGVDIVNMSIGGLPALNDGNNARAQLYTQLIDTYGVQLVISAGNSGSGANTIGDPGLADKVISVGASVSKETWAANYGSVVKRKYNLFPFSSRGPREDGGFAPIITAPGASINTIPTWEAGAPVAEAGYSLPAGYGMLQGTSMASPQATGASALLLSAAKQKGIDLTPAKLRTALTSTATHIDGAQTYEEGSGLINIVNAWHLIKKGVSAHEYTVKAPVDTALDQYLATPGFGTGLYDRESGLKTGQRKTYDITITRTTGPAGSVWHELEWDNNDGTFRFAGSSHVLLPLNTPVTVKVAAKTYEAGLHSATLKVNDPKTLGTDTEILTTVVVSKPQTAPSYAVAAKSSVERNSTKSYFITVPEGAKTLEVALGGLATGSQTRFIAITPYGVPADNTATTFCYPNYTTTNGCNPALRSYADPLPGVWEIEVESRRTSPLLTNPYALTATALGVSFDPETQTVAEATVGTASPVSWTVKNNFAPITGGSLQGGPLGSAASSRKSIADGASEVTTVVVPEGASRLDVAIGSTSDTSADLDLSVSLNGTVVGSSADGDSEEAVSLTNPAAGTYTITVDGYSVPAGTTEYDYKDVFFSSALGSVNVGTSPVTLANGASTAVSADVLVGAAAPEGRQFFGEVSLLDAAGTVAGTGSVLISKVVG, from the coding sequence ATGACTCTCCAGCACATACGCGCTAAGAGACGCGTAGCGCGAATAGCGCTCGCCGCGGGCCTCGTCGCCGCGCTCTCCGCGACCGGCCCCTCCGCCCTCGCCACCGCGGCAGGCGGTGGCGGCGGCATCGGCGGCACCGGTGCCGTGCCGGCCAAGACCGCCGCCGACAAGCTCGGTTCGGACGATGCCGACCTCCTCGTCCAGGCCAAGGCCGACGGCGCCAAGAACGTCACCCTGATGATCGCGACCACGCCGGGCAGTACCGAGCAGGTCGCCAAGCAGCTCGACGCCGTCACGGGCGCGTCGGTGGGGCAGACGTACGACAAGCTCGGCTACGTCCGCGCGACCCTGCCCACCGGCAAGGCGGACGCGGCGATCGCCAAGGCGACGAAGTTGTCCTCGGTGCTCGCGATCGATCTCAAGCAGGAGATCCAGATCGACGACCCGACGCCGACGGCCGACACGACCAAGAAGGCGGCGGCCTCGGCCACCACCACGACGACGTACTCGGGCCCGAGCGCCAGCACCCCCGCGAAGAACCCCTACCAGCCGTCCTTCGAGACCGGCGCGGTGGACTTCGTCAAGGACAACCCCAAGGCCGACGGCCGCGGCGTCACCATCGGCATCCTGGACTCCGGCGTCGACCTCGCACACCCGGCGCTGCAGAAGACCACGACCGGTGAGCGCAAGATCGTGGACTGGGTCACCTCGACCGACCCGATCACCGACAGCGACAACACCTGGCGTCCGATGCTGACCTCGGTCTCCGGCGCCAGCTTCACGGCATCGGGCCGCACCTGGACCACGCCCGGCGGCTCGTACTACTTCAGCCGCTTCCGGGAGAGCTACACCACCGGCGGCGACATGGCCGGCGACCTCAACCGCGACGGCGACACCACCGACATCTGGGGCCTGCTCTACGACCCGGCCGCCGGCACGGTGCGCGTGGACCTCAACGACAACGGTGACTTCACCGACGACGAGGCCATGAAGCCGTACAAGGACGGCTTCCAGATCGGCTACTTCGGCACCGACGACCCGGCCACGCAGATCTCCGAGCGGATCCCCTTCGTCGTCCAGATCAAGAAGGACGTCAAGCTCGACCCGTACGGCGGCGACTACATCGGCAAGACCGCCGACTTCGTCAACATCGGCGTCATCGAGTCCGAGCACGGCACCCACGTGGCCGGCATCACCTCCGCCAACGGCCTGTTCGGCGGCAAGATGAACGGCGCCGCGCCCGGCGCGAAGATCGTGTCGTCCCGCGCCTGCACCTGGACCGGCGGCTGCACCAACGTCGCGCTGACCGAGGGCATGATCGACCTGGTCGTGAACCGGGGCGTGGACATCGTCAACATGTCCATCGGCGGCCTGCCCGCGCTCAACGACGGCAACAACGCCCGCGCCCAGCTCTACACCCAGCTGATCGACACCTACGGCGTCCAGCTCGTCATCTCGGCCGGCAACAGCGGCTCCGGCGCCAACACCATCGGCGACCCGGGCCTGGCCGACAAGGTCATCAGCGTCGGCGCCTCGGTCTCCAAGGAGACCTGGGCGGCCAACTACGGCTCGGTCGTGAAGCGGAAGTACAACCTCTTCCCCTTCTCCTCCCGCGGCCCGCGTGAGGACGGCGGCTTCGCCCCGATCATCACCGCCCCGGGCGCCTCCATCAACACCATCCCGACCTGGGAGGCCGGCGCCCCGGTCGCCGAGGCCGGCTACAGCCTCCCGGCCGGCTACGGCATGCTGCAGGGCACCTCGATGGCGTCCCCGCAGGCCACCGGCGCCTCGGCGCTGCTGCTGTCCGCCGCGAAGCAGAAGGGCATCGACCTCACCCCGGCGAAGCTCCGCACCGCGCTGACCAGCACCGCCACGCACATCGACGGTGCCCAGACGTACGAAGAGGGCTCCGGCCTGATCAACATCGTCAACGCCTGGCACCTGATCAAGAAGGGCGTCTCCGCCCACGAGTACACCGTCAAGGCCCCGGTCGACACCGCCCTCGACCAGTACCTCGCCACCCCGGGCTTCGGCACCGGCCTGTACGACCGCGAGAGCGGCCTCAAGACCGGCCAGCGCAAGACGTACGACATCACGATCACCCGCACCACCGGCCCGGCCGGCTCGGTATGGCACGAGCTTGAGTGGGACAACAACGACGGGACCTTCCGTTTCGCCGGCTCCAGCCACGTCCTGCTGCCGCTGAACACCCCGGTCACCGTCAAGGTCGCGGCCAAGACGTACGAGGCGGGCCTGCACAGCGCCACCCTGAAGGTCAACGACCCGAAGACGCTGGGCACCGACACCGAGATCCTGACCACGGTCGTCGTCTCCAAGCCGCAGACCGCCCCGTCCTACGCGGTCGCCGCCAAGAGCTCGGTCGAGCGCAACAGCACCAAGTCCTACTTCATCACCGTCCCCGAGGGCGCCAAGACCCTTGAGGTCGCGCTCGGCGGACTCGCGACGGGCAGCCAGACCCGCTTCATCGCGATCACCCCGTACGGCGTCCCGGCCGACAACACCGCGACGACCTTCTGCTACCCGAACTACACCACCACCAACGGCTGCAACCCCGCCCTGCGCTCCTACGCCGACCCGCTGCCGGGCGTCTGGGAGATCGAGGTCGAGTCGCGCCGTACGTCCCCGCTGCTCACCAACCCGTACGCGCTCACCGCGACCGCGCTCGGCGTGAGCTTCGACCCGGAGACCCAGACCGTCGCCGAGGCCACGGTCGGCACGGCCTCCCCGGTGAGCTGGACCGTGAAGAACAACTTCGCGCCCATCACCGGCGGTTCGCTCCAGGGCGGCCCGCTCGGTTCCGCCGCCAGCTCGCGCAAGTCCATCGCGGACGGCGCGAGCGAGGTCACCACGGTCGTCGTCCCCGAGGGCGCCTCCCGTCTCGACGTGGCGATCGGCAGCACCTCCGACACCTCGGCCGACCTCGACCTTTCCGTGTCCCTCAACGGCACGGTCGTCGGCTCGTCCGCGGACGGCGACTCGGAGGAGGCGGTCAGCCTTACCAACCCGGCGGCCGGTACGTACACCATCACGGTGGACGGTTACTCCGTCCCGGCGGGCACCACCGAGTACGACTACAAGGACGTCTTCTTCTCCAGCGCCCTCGGCTCGGTCAACGTCGGCACCTCGCCGGTCACCCTGGCCAACGGCGCCTCCACCGCCGTCTCCGCCGATGTGCTGGTGGGCGCGGCCGCACCCGAAGGACGCCAGTTCTTCGGCGAGGTCAGCCTGCTCGACGCCGCCGGCACGGTCGCCGGCACGGGCAGCGTCCTGATCAGCAAGGTCGTCGGCTGA
- the pepN gene encoding aminopeptidase N yields the protein MPGENLTRDEARERAGLLSVDGYDVALDLRSAVRPEERTFRSLTTIRFRAARPGTATFVDLVAPSVESVVLNGRALDPAAVFDGTRIALDGLAEANELVVEANCAYSRTGEGMHRFTDPEDGEVYLYTQYEPADARRVFANFEQPDLKAPYRFTVTAPEGWTVWSNGAEESREGDTRRFAETEPISTYITCVVAGPYHYVTDTYRRDGLEIPLGALCRKGLAKHFDADDIFTVTKQGLDFFHDHFDYPYPFGKYDQAFVPEYNLGAMENPGLVTFREEYVFRGKVTQASYESRANVILHEMAHMWFGDLVTMRWWDDLWLKESFADFMGAFSLVEATRFRDGWITFANRRKAWAYRADQLPSTHPVTADIRDLQDAKLNFDGITYAKGASVLKQLVAYAGRDAFLEGSRRYFKRHAYGNTGLGDLLSVLEETSGRDMATWSRAWLETAGVNTLTPEVSYDEATGRLQELAVRQEGGVLRPHRVAIGLYRRAQGGALERYARAEADVAGPRTVVAELAGAEAPELVLVNDEDLTYCKARFDERSLTTVLGGLGDVTDPLARALCWSAVWNLTRDALLPARDYIGLVLRFAGAETDIGVLQSLHAQAHYALHHYAAPQWHAQGGQALAEGALRELRAAEPGSGHQLAWARFFASTASSEADLRVLRALLDGAETVDGLEVDQELRWTFLEALTSAGAADEDTVAAELARDDTASGKRHQVRALASRPSAAVKAQAWALVVESDALSNALVEATIAGFDQPGQRDLLAPYADTYFAVIERVWAERSIEIGMAVVRGLFPILQARQETLDAADAWLTAHAHAAPALRRLVAEARDDLARALRAQAADAAA from the coding sequence GTGCCCGGCGAGAACCTGACTCGAGACGAGGCCCGCGAGCGGGCCGGACTGCTGTCCGTGGACGGGTACGACGTGGCGCTGGATCTGCGCTCGGCGGTCCGGCCGGAGGAGCGCACCTTCCGGTCGCTGACCACCATCCGCTTCCGGGCCGCGCGGCCGGGCACGGCCACCTTCGTGGACCTGGTCGCGCCGTCCGTGGAGTCCGTGGTCCTCAACGGGCGGGCGCTGGACCCGGCGGCCGTCTTCGACGGGACGCGGATCGCCCTGGACGGGCTGGCGGAGGCCAACGAGCTGGTCGTCGAGGCGAACTGCGCCTACAGCCGCACCGGCGAGGGCATGCACCGCTTCACCGACCCGGAGGACGGCGAGGTCTACCTCTACACGCAGTACGAGCCGGCCGACGCCCGCCGGGTCTTCGCGAACTTCGAGCAGCCGGACCTCAAGGCGCCGTACCGCTTCACGGTGACCGCCCCCGAGGGCTGGACGGTGTGGAGCAACGGCGCGGAGGAGTCCCGTGAGGGCGACACCCGGCGCTTCGCGGAGACCGAGCCGATCTCGACCTACATCACCTGTGTGGTGGCGGGCCCGTACCACTACGTCACGGACACCTACCGGCGCGACGGCCTGGAGATCCCGCTGGGCGCGCTGTGCCGCAAGGGCCTGGCCAAGCACTTCGACGCGGACGACATCTTCACCGTCACCAAGCAGGGGCTGGACTTCTTCCACGACCACTTCGACTACCCGTACCCCTTCGGGAAGTACGACCAGGCCTTCGTGCCCGAGTACAACCTCGGCGCGATGGAGAACCCGGGGCTGGTGACCTTCCGGGAGGAGTACGTCTTCCGGGGCAAGGTGACGCAGGCCTCGTACGAGAGCCGGGCCAATGTCATCCTGCACGAGATGGCCCACATGTGGTTCGGCGACCTGGTCACCATGCGCTGGTGGGACGACCTGTGGCTGAAGGAGTCCTTCGCGGACTTCATGGGCGCCTTCTCGCTCGTTGAGGCCACCCGCTTCCGCGACGGCTGGATCACCTTCGCCAACCGCCGCAAGGCCTGGGCCTACCGGGCCGACCAGCTGCCCTCCACCCACCCCGTCACGGCCGACATCCGCGACCTGCAGGACGCCAAGCTCAACTTCGACGGCATCACCTATGCCAAGGGCGCCTCCGTGCTGAAGCAGCTCGTCGCCTACGCCGGCCGGGACGCCTTCCTGGAGGGCTCGCGGCGCTACTTCAAGCGGCACGCCTACGGGAACACCGGGCTCGGCGACCTGCTGTCGGTGCTGGAGGAGACCTCGGGCCGCGACATGGCCACCTGGTCCCGGGCCTGGCTGGAGACGGCCGGGGTCAACACGCTGACGCCGGAGGTGTCGTACGACGAGGCCACGGGCCGCCTCCAGGAGCTCGCCGTACGCCAGGAGGGCGGCGTGCTGCGCCCGCACCGGGTCGCGATCGGTCTTTACCGGCGTGCGCAGGGCGGCGCGCTGGAGCGGTATGCGCGTGCCGAGGCCGATGTGGCCGGGCCGCGTACGGTCGTGGCCGAGCTGGCCGGGGCCGAGGCGCCCGAGCTGGTGCTGGTCAACGACGAGGACCTGACGTACTGCAAGGCCCGCTTCGACGAGCGGTCGCTGACCACCGTCCTCGGCGGTCTGGGCGATGTCACCGATCCGCTCGCCCGGGCGCTGTGCTGGTCGGCCGTGTGGAACCTGACCCGCGACGCACTGCTCCCGGCGCGCGACTACATCGGGCTCGTGCTGCGCTTCGCCGGGGCCGAGACCGACATCGGCGTACTGCAGTCCCTGCATGCGCAGGCGCACTACGCCCTCCACCACTACGCCGCGCCGCAGTGGCATGCGCAGGGCGGCCAGGCGCTCGCGGAAGGCGCCCTGCGCGAGCTGCGCGCCGCGGAGCCGGGCAGCGGGCACCAGCTCGCGTGGGCCCGTTTCTTCGCCTCGACCGCCTCGTCCGAGGCCGACCTGCGCGTGCTGCGCGCTCTGCTGGACGGCGCCGAGACCGTCGACGGGCTCGAAGTCGACCAGGAGCTGCGCTGGACCTTCCTGGAGGCCCTGACCTCGGCCGGCGCCGCCGACGAGGACACCGTCGCCGCCGAACTCGCCCGCGACGACACCGCCTCCGGCAAGCGCCACCAGGTGCGCGCCCTGGCCTCCCGGCCGTCGGCGGCGGTCAAGGCCCAGGCCTGGGCCTTGGTCGTGGAGTCCGACGCCCTGTCCAACGCCCTGGTCGAGGCGACCATCGCCGGCTTCGACCAGCCGGGGCAGCGGGACCTGCTCGCGCCCTACGCGGACACGTACTTCGCCGTGATCGAGCGGGTCTGGGCCGAGCGGTCGATCGAGATCGGCATGGCCGTCGTGCGCGGGCTCTTCCCGATCCTCCAGGCCCGCCAGGAGACCCTGGACGCCGCCGACGCGTGGCTTACGGCGCATGCGCATGCGGCGCCGGCGCTGCGGCGGCTCGTCGCGGAGGCCCGCGACGACCTGGCGCGAGCGCTGCGCGCGCAGGCCGCGGACGCGGCGGCCTAA
- a CDS encoding DsbA family oxidoreductase, whose protein sequence is MPSLAEENAVPETTDTTKTPADFWFDPLCPWAWMTSRWMLEVEKVRPVEVRWHVMSLAVLNEDRLDEMPEQYRDLMRLAWGPVRVCIAAEQKHGSEVLGRLYTALGTRFHNQGLEKDHDTIVAALEEAGLPTDLADFATSDVYDAELRASHQEGIDKVGQDVGTPVIAVPGSDGEQIAFFGPVVTPAPKGEDAAKLWDGTLLVASIPGFYEIKRTRTVGPIFD, encoded by the coding sequence ATGCCGTCCCTTGCCGAGGAGAACGCTGTGCCCGAGACGACCGACACGACGAAGACGCCCGCGGACTTCTGGTTCGACCCGCTGTGTCCCTGGGCCTGGATGACCTCCCGCTGGATGCTGGAGGTCGAGAAGGTCCGCCCGGTCGAGGTCCGCTGGCACGTCATGAGCCTCGCCGTGCTCAACGAGGACCGCCTCGACGAGATGCCCGAGCAGTACCGCGACCTGATGAGGCTCGCCTGGGGCCCGGTCCGCGTCTGCATCGCCGCCGAGCAGAAGCACGGCAGCGAGGTCCTCGGCCGCCTCTACACCGCGCTGGGCACCCGCTTCCACAACCAGGGCCTGGAGAAGGACCACGACACCATCGTGGCCGCCCTCGAAGAAGCCGGTCTCCCGACCGACCTCGCCGACTTCGCCACCTCCGACGTCTACGACGCCGAGCTGCGCGCCTCCCACCAGGAGGGCATCGACAAGGTCGGCCAGGACGTCGGCACCCCCGTCATCGCCGTCCCCGGCTCCGACGGCGAGCAGATCGCCTTCTTCGGCCCCGTCGTCACCCCCGCCCCCAAGGGCGAGGACGCGGCGAAGCTCTGGGACGGCACGCTTCTGGTGGCCTCCATCCCCGGCTTCTACGAGATCAAGCGGACCCGCACCGTCGGGCCCATCTTTGATTGA
- a CDS encoding GtrA family protein, producing the protein METTALTSFIRFVVCGGGVGLLSSGSMLLLTGQIPFAVANALVSVVSTVLATELHSRFTFGNGRRAGWRVHLQSGATLAVAYVFTTGAMLALRALHPQAGPLLEQAVYLGASGLAGIGRFVALRLVVFARRGAKAEPAMALAA; encoded by the coding sequence ATGGAGACCACAGCGCTCACCTCGTTCATCCGGTTCGTCGTCTGCGGCGGCGGCGTCGGGCTGCTGTCCAGTGGGTCGATGCTGCTGCTGACCGGGCAGATCCCGTTCGCCGTGGCCAATGCCCTGGTGTCGGTGGTCTCCACGGTGCTGGCGACCGAGCTGCACAGCCGCTTCACCTTCGGCAACGGGCGGCGGGCGGGCTGGCGCGTGCACCTGCAGTCGGGGGCGACGCTGGCGGTGGCGTACGTCTTCACGACCGGCGCGATGCTGGCGCTGCGCGCGCTGCACCCGCAGGCCGGGCCGCTGCTGGAGCAGGCGGTGTACCTCGGGGCGTCGGGGCTGGCGGGGATCGGGCGGTTCGTGGCGCTGCGGCTGGTCGTGTTCGCGCGGCGCGGCGCGAAGGCCGAGCCGGCGATGGCGCTGGCCGCGTAG
- a CDS encoding biotin transporter BioY: MSTAAAVVRPNTVLADLLPASRVRDAALVVGGAALTGLAAQLSVPVPGSPVPVTGQTFAALLVGTALGARRGFAALALYAVAGVAGMPWFADASSGWGAPSFGYILGMMLASAAVGALARRGADRGVWRMAGVMAVGSAITYAVGVPYLAVAAHLSLGQAVALGLTPYLLGDALKAALAMGALPAAWKLAGRRG; the protein is encoded by the coding sequence TTGAGCACCGCCGCCGCCGTCGTACGCCCGAACACCGTCCTGGCCGATCTCCTCCCCGCCTCCCGGGTCCGGGACGCGGCCCTCGTCGTCGGTGGGGCGGCCCTGACCGGCCTGGCCGCTCAGCTGTCCGTCCCCGTGCCCGGCTCGCCGGTGCCGGTGACGGGGCAGACCTTCGCGGCGCTGCTGGTCGGCACCGCGCTGGGCGCCCGGCGCGGGTTCGCGGCGCTGGCGCTGTACGCGGTGGCGGGCGTGGCCGGGATGCCGTGGTTCGCGGACGCCTCGTCGGGCTGGGGCGCGCCGAGCTTCGGCTACATCCTCGGCATGATGCTCGCCTCGGCCGCCGTGGGCGCCCTGGCCCGGCGCGGGGCCGACCGCGGAGTGTGGCGGATGGCCGGGGTGATGGCGGTCGGCAGCGCGATCACGTACGCGGTCGGGGTGCCGTACCTGGCGGTGGCGGCGCACCTGTCGCTCGGCCAGGCGGTGGCGCTGGGCCTGACGCCGTATCTGCTCGGCGACGCGCTCAAGGCGGCGCTGGCGATGGGCGCGCTGCCCGCGGCCTGGAAGCTCGCCGGACGCCGGGGCTGA
- a CDS encoding serine/threonine-protein kinase — translation MVGNPSGEVPGRLVVGRYRLGESIGQGGMGRVWRAVDEVLDRPVAVKEMRIDDLEAEDARIRRERAMREARATARIDHPNVVRVYDVVQENDRLWIVMELVEGRSLEQILVADGPVAAPESARIGLGLAAALREVHAVGVLHRDIKPGNVLIEASGGRVVLTDFGIAAIQDAAALTMVGMLVGSPDYMAPERVEGRRQGPPSDLWSLGATLCAALAGQSPFARPTTLATLHAVLYEEPHLPPEAGPLRDTLATLLLKDPEARLTLDELCAALRPLADPVPVPPSVPVTPQIGPEPEDAVPPGWLRERRNRRRRLALGTVSGLAVAAVAATVVVLTAGHTGTREPQVLGTSRPPASSPAPTRTASPSASASPSAPAAGTRNETGFSWLPPRSWTRTAKSPSNIHYHSPDGTQEIAASYALAGGGDLLTQWQQAEAGSHDVPDYREIRLERTTFRGDPGVIWEYTFTENGTPMRARQLGFTFGGKTYQLNIWYADSVRTAALRTYDSVTASFTPL, via the coding sequence ATGGTGGGAAACCCGAGCGGCGAGGTCCCGGGCCGTCTGGTCGTGGGCCGCTACCGCCTCGGCGAGTCGATCGGCCAGGGCGGCATGGGCCGGGTCTGGCGGGCGGTCGACGAGGTCCTGGACCGCCCGGTCGCCGTCAAGGAGATGCGGATCGACGACCTGGAGGCCGAGGACGCCCGGATCCGGCGCGAGCGGGCCATGCGGGAGGCGCGCGCCACCGCCCGGATCGACCACCCCAACGTGGTGCGGGTCTATGACGTCGTGCAGGAGAACGACCGGCTGTGGATCGTCATGGAGCTGGTCGAGGGCCGCTCCCTGGAGCAGATACTCGTCGCGGACGGGCCCGTCGCCGCGCCGGAGTCCGCCCGCATCGGGCTCGGGCTGGCGGCGGCGCTGCGCGAGGTGCACGCGGTCGGGGTGCTGCACCGCGACATCAAGCCCGGGAACGTACTGATCGAGGCGAGCGGCGGCCGTGTCGTCCTCACCGACTTCGGCATCGCCGCGATCCAGGACGCCGCCGCGCTCACCATGGTCGGCATGCTCGTCGGCTCCCCGGACTACATGGCCCCCGAGCGCGTCGAAGGCCGCCGCCAGGGCCCGCCCTCCGACCTGTGGTCGCTCGGCGCCACCCTGTGCGCCGCCCTCGCCGGGCAGTCCCCGTTCGCCCGCCCCACCACCCTCGCCACCCTGCACGCCGTCCTCTACGAAGAGCCCCACCTCCCGCCCGAGGCCGGGCCCCTGCGCGACACCCTCGCCACGCTGCTGCTCAAGGACCCCGAAGCCCGCCTTACCCTCGACGAACTGTGCGCGGCGCTACGGCCCCTGGCCGACCCGGTGCCGGTACCCCCGTCCGTACCGGTGACCCCGCAGATCGGGCCCGAGCCCGAGGACGCCGTCCCTCCCGGCTGGCTGCGGGAACGGCGGAACCGGCGCCGCCGCCTCGCGCTGGGGACCGTCTCCGGCCTCGCCGTGGCCGCCGTCGCGGCAACGGTCGTCGTCCTCACCGCCGGTCACACCGGCACCCGCGAACCCCAGGTGCTGGGCACCAGCCGCCCCCCGGCGAGCAGTCCGGCCCCGACCCGGACCGCCTCCCCGTCCGCCTCCGCCTCCCCGTCCGCCCCCGCCGCGGGGACCCGTAACGAGACCGGCTTCAGCTGGCTGCCGCCGCGGAGCTGGACGCGTACCGCCAAGAGCCCCTCGAACATCCACTACCACTCACCTGACGGCACCCAGGAGATCGCCGCCTCCTACGCCCTCGCCGGCGGCGGCGATCTGCTGACCCAGTGGCAGCAGGCCGAGGCCGGCTCGCACGACGTGCCCGACTACCGCGAGATCCGCCTCGAACGGACCACATTCCGCGGCGACCCCGGGGTGATCTGGGAGTACACCTTCACCGAGAACGGCACACCGATGCGGGCGCGCCAGCTCGGCTTCACCTTCGGCGGCAAGACGTACCAGCTCAACATCTGGTACGCCGACTCGGTCCGGACCGCCGCGTTGCGCACCTACGACTCGGTGACGGCTTCCTTCACCCCGCTCTGA